From Strix aluco isolate bStrAlu1 chromosome 5, bStrAlu1.hap1, whole genome shotgun sequence:
TGGGCGCAGATTCACGCTTTGCTTGAAGCCGTGAGGACTTTCAGACTTTGAGGAGTGCTGTCTGTAAGGCGTGATGTGCCTGGCTGGCCAGAAATGTGGATACTGCATCTGTTCACGCAGCCCCTACGCGCTGGTCCGCGTATGGTGCGGTTCTGGGAGGTCCAGCTGCTGCGTGAGGTCCAAGGATTTCTGCTTCAGGAGATGGGAGAGTTGTGACTGTGTAGGAATTCTGTCTTAGCTATAGCATCGAATCTGAAATGCCAGGGTTTACTGGATGTTTATTGGAGCCAGGTGTGGCATGGGGGAAGAGCAGCCTTTGCCAACCTCCTCCCTATTTCATTAGGGATTTGTTATTAGATTAATAACAGATAGTATTAGATAATGTGATAGATTAATTTTGGGAGGGTGGCTACTAAAAAGTATTGCTCTGAGATGTACTGTGGATCCCTTACAGTTTCTGAGGGACAAGTGTAAAGAGTTTCATCAACAAATAAGGAGGAAGGGGTAGGATCACTACACAGCCAAACCGGtaccagatttttgttttcccttttgagTGTTTTGGGGTAGAAAAGCAAGTTTCCAAGTAAATAGCAGGTGAATGGAAAGGGGATGAACTAGTTCTAACAGCCTTGTTAAAGAGCATCTCTCCTGCAGCGAGTGCAATAAGCTCCCAGGTGACCGACAACACCAGCAAACCACTCGACAGCACCTTCCACCAAACAAGTGGGGGGCAGCTTGGCCCTTACAAGGCTGCCTTGTTCAACGTGCCCGACTGTGCATCGCCTCCCAAACTCACCGATGTAGGAGATGTCAACAAAGTTTCTGATGTCCTGAAACAATACCTCTTCAGAGTCGGGGATGACGTGAATTGTTTGTATGACCCGAACTTTCTAGCTGTCTGTAACCCACCTCTTGCACCGGACACAACGTACAGGTATAATTCTTATTTCTTACAAGGTGATTGCTGCTCTTAAAATACAATAGGAAGCAACGCTGAGCCTGTAATGTTCCTTTGTAATGGTACCATGTGAATTACCAGTGCCTAAAGGAAATGGCCTGTTGCAAGGGTAGTTATGAAGATGGCTTTGCCCTAGCACCCTGCGGATGGTGCCTGATGGTGCCCGAGCAGTGGTGAGCTCTGTCAGGTTAAATTCATGGATCAGTAGGAAAATTCATGTGGGAAGTGCTGGATCTATACCTGTGCTGGGGTAGGTAATCCAGTGACAGCATCTGATTAGAAACTGCTGGCAGAAAAGGATTTTGCCTGGAGAATGGTGTTGAGATTATTCACCATGTATTTTGTGTTAGGTGATTCTGTCAGATTGCAGACATGGATCTGGCTCTGCTTACTTTGTTTTGATGGGATTCTGGGGAGCCAAAGTTCTCCTTGGTCTCCAGCTCCAGGAAGCCCCTAATGTTACCGGAGCCTTCACAGTGAGGGCCAGGTGGTTTGCAGACTTGTCTGAGCCCTGTTTGGGGAATTCAGACACCCTGACAGCTGTTACCCAAAACACTTGTTTTGCTGTTGCCAGCTATTTAAAAGCTGTAGTACAAAAGGCAGTCACATGAAGCCGTATCTGCTGTGGAGACCTAATATGCTGCTGAAACAATAATATGGGCTCTTAGTTTTGCAAAAAGTTGTCTCTTCAGGACACTTCTGGAAACTCAAACTATTGTGGGATggaaacttaatttcttttccaaGCCTGATGTTGGCCTGTCTCTTCGGTACTCTTCTCTAGCAGGGAAAGTGCCAAAAATCTCTGCTGTGAGAAAAAATCTTCGACTTCCATATGGAAATCAAAACCACTTGCTGTCCTAAATAATGAGGCTCTTCCCAAAGGGAATAGCAAGTTGGGAAAAACTGTTGTTGGAAAGCTATCATCTGCCAAGGCTCACAAGAACAAAGTGCAAATTATGCATGACATTGCACAGAATGCTTTTCTGAGATTAATTCTATTTGTTCTTTATAAAGTCTCTGGAAATAGTCAGTTACCTCTGACTGTCTCCATGTGATGCTTTGACAAAACCTGCAGTCTGACCAGCTAATCCAGTAGCTCAAAAATGCTAATAAGGAAGctcaaatttaaaatattaatttaacaCTTTTTCCCCACAGGTTTAAATACGTGTTGCTAGATAGCACTGAAGGTATTGTGAAAGACCAAACTCTCTGGTCTGATCCAATCAAAACCAGAAGAGGTAAGTCTGTGGCTTTGCTCAGGTCTTCTGAGCAGCTGTGCTTGCTAACACACTATTAAAATAGGACACTACTGTTCTATGAGCACTTAGTCCTTTCCTAAAGCTTTAACAATTTTGTCAGCCTTTCAGTATTGGAGTAGCAGACTTAAATGTGGAATAATTCTCCTTCTTTTGtgtacttgaaaaaaattatttcagtaaagttTGTATATGTGGTTTCAGATTTGATGTGTGTTGTGGTTTCTGGTGCTGTTGGCATTTCTCAGTAATAGAAATACTTGTCATGCTGACTAACCTGCCGAGGAAAGATTAGAAACTCTAAATGCTGACGTTGAGTCTTAAACCGTTTCTGATAAATCATCTAAGATTTCAGGTATAGACATAATCAGTTTGCCTCTCCTAAATCATCAGCTTTCTCCTATTTGGTGGGGGTGTTCATGGTCAAACATAGATCATAGCAACATTCTTTCCACGCTTTTTCTAGTTAAACTTCCCTTGAAAATTGATACCTGGCCTGGTCGAAGGAGTGGAGACATGATTGTCATTACATCGATCTTAAGTGTTCTTGTGTTCCTTCTGCTTGCTGGCTTTCTTGCTTCTGTGTCCTCTGCTGTCATGTAAGTATTGTTACCCCTTACAACTTCCAGTAAGAGTACCTAAACCCTCAGTCATCAGCCTTCTTCCCTATGGCTCCAAGCCACTGTTGTTGGTCGTCTTTGAGATAAGACCAGATGGTGTCCTCCAAATTTTGAAGCTGGTAATGGGAAAAGATTACTTTATGATAAACTTCCCTAAGATCAGCAGCTCGTGTAATTATTACACAGCCTTAAGCTTACTAGGTGCCAGACTTTAGTAAGGACTAGTTGCACATACTTAAAGCTTGTATATTCTTCCTTACATATTGCAGCTTTCCATCTATTCAGGAGTTTGGAAACTGGAGTTTCCAAGGAGTGCAGACATTTGTAAAGATTACATAATGTCCTAATTAATGccttgattttaatttatttgccgCCTCCTCAGTGGGAATAAGTTACCCCTTTCAATTAATAAGTGAGGCTTTACCAGAACTATCTCAACTAGTCTATGCATATTCCCGGGTTGTCTATGCCCTCTGCCCCAGGAAATCAGTGAGGCCTGACGGATTTCTAAACTGAACTTTTAGAGGGAGTAAACTAAATTTTAGAAATGGGTATCAGAGCTGCTAACACCCAATTTTTTCATTCACTTGAAAATGATGCGGGTGCTCTGTATTCAGTCAGGTCTGTCAGGCTCTACTGGATTAAAGATGTGGAAAGCAAAAACTGCATTGCAAatgattattttgaaaaaatctATGGGCTTCTCTGATGCCAAGTGATTTAAGTAGCAAACAGCCTTTGCAAAATGTGACAGTAAGTTCCACTCAGTCTCTACCAGAACTTAATAAAGCCTTTCACTTGCCCACCAGGGGATCAGAAGATTCTTCTGCAGAGACAAGGTGTGTGTCTCAGACGATTCAAAGTGAACCGAGACCACAGTTAAGCTCTGAGTGAACCTGATTCAAGCCAAGGGTGGAATCCAACCGAATTGCCACACGTGCCAGACCTACAGGACTGTCTCTCCTACTCCACACTAGTCCAAAACAAGCTGCATAACACAACTGGGCAACTGAAGATGAACAGCAGAGATGAAATAAGGACAACTTTTTGGAACTCTTGCAGTACATGTCTTGCCCTAATGAGATTTGATTTAGTTAATTGCCTTGTATAGCACGTATCAATTGCCTGGACTGAACAAAGAATCTTCACAAGATGCTTCAACTTCAGTGGTGTGATCAGAGGTTGTCTAGTACATGCATCTCACCTGGATTAAGGATTACTGCAGACCTCTCATCTGCTGCTCATGATCAGATGGACATGATGTAGCCCTTTGTGTCTCAACCTTTCTCTATACTAACTGATGAGGAATAATGAAAAAGAGGCTGCTTTAGAAAAAGATGTTCTTAGAGAAAACTAGGGATTAAAAGGTAGACAACAGGGAGCTACTGCTGCTTCCTCAGGATTTTAGTGACTATCTGTGTCATAAGACTTCccttttttcctgtccttccctaagagaaagcaagcaagttCCAATTGCTCTGTATGTAGCAGAGTAATTCTGATCTCAGGTCTACCCTCAGACAGCTTTGCAGGGATGAAATCTAACCAAATTGCTTCAAAGACGGTGTGTTCTTTCAGAGCTCCCTGTAATTTGCTGGTGGGCTGGTGAAGGGGAGATACTGCTTTAGTGGAACACACGAGTATGTTCACTGTTGTCAGGCTTAGCCTCGTTCCTCACCTTTGCCTTAGGCAGCTGCAAGCCAGCACTTCTTCGCATATTAGTATCTAGACTGGTGGGGTTTTTgagctaattttcttccttcatttcatgGTGACTAGAAATAAATCTTTGCACAAGGTTTGAGTTATGTATTGCTTTTTTCCATTGATGCCAACTTTCACATACAATTTTATCTCTACAAACTACTTGAGGAAGATCCAGCCTCAAAGTCCTACCTTATACCTCTTGAGTATGTATAAACCACTTGTCCTATTGTAGCAAGCACTTGTGACAAGTACAGAGCTGCCACTTGTTATTATTGAAGTCCTCCTAGTTTATCAGTAAATTTCTTAAACTGGCTCAGACTATAAATAAATAAGGGTTCTGTTTTGACATAGATATTCACTAGCACTGTCACAACTCGATGATCTTGTACTGATACTTATTTCAGGGAGTGGGACTTATTCTCTTCCgattatgaaaattaaaaagttttgTGTAAAGTCAAACAGTGTCAGGATGGAGTGTTGAGACTGTAGCTTGGTGATTGCAAAATTTACCATTTTAAACTTCAGGATTTAGGCCTAGGATTCGTACACGAGCTCCCAGTGTTTGGGTATTCTAACGACAGCCTGTTAGAGCTTGCCTGCTCACCATCTTGGTTTCAGCTACGCAAGGGCTGGCAGGGAGAAAGCATTTTAAGGGAGAGATGGGTGCTGAGCCTTCTGACTAGAAAGGGATGTTGAAGTACCtggaattatatttttctgttatttggcCTTTGGTGCCTTCCCTGTAATTTTCAGCCATACAGGCTGCTACAAACACCATTCTGAGGTGCTTTCTCATTCATTTATTGGTTGCTAACTTGGAAGCAATGGATGTTTGAAGAAAAAGGGAGTACAAATTGTAGGTGTGCAATGCTGAAGGTTAGAGTACGAGAGAGACCCTTGGAGCGTCTGCCTCCTTTATAAACCCAAAGTGGTACTTCATTGTTATAGAGGGCTCTAACTCCTTGCTCTGGACCCAGCGACAAAACAGGCTCTCTAATAGTAGGATCAGTAAAATTaataaagccaaataaatatCCTTTCAACTGCAGACAGTCAATACCTTCTGTTGGATGCCACATCAGTTAATTCTATTACTGGAATAAGTTCTCCTTCATTTTGATTAAAGGAGTTGCCTGAGACTGTCTGTCAGCATGTACAGCTATCACTTAAAATACAGCACTAGAATAATCCAATCTGTTTTCTGACAGCATCTATTAAGACATTTGCATCAAGCAGTCTGTCTCTCACTCAGCAGATAACTGACTTTAGTCAGTTTAATCCTGCTAATGGGCCTTGCTGAAGAGCATGCATTTTCTTCTTGTGCTTCTCTTATATCTTTCATTTGAAAGATCTtcatttctttatagaaaaatTCAGAATGGATTATTTTTAGGGTGTGCAGTTTTTTTCCTCCACACAAATGAAGCAGAATTAACTGTCTCAGTTGTTCCTGTATTGTCATGCATAcaagctttgggttttttcactTTAGTTTTTCAAAACTTCCCCAATGTTCATAAAGTTTGTGTGACAAAGAATTCTGCCTTTCACCAGCTTTAGGTCTTAGGACATTTCTTTCTCAAAGAACATGGGAAGGAAGAGAAGCTCCAACATATTATGATTTTTATCAAAATTTCCTGTTGAAATAAAAGGTcctgttaaaataatttgttgAA
This genomic window contains:
- the UPK3A gene encoding uroplakin-3a yields the protein MCGCWVVLAFCCLGQLCADQSLKPRIAAPQLATNNPTLTTVALEKPFCTFDSSLCPNKSCIIYLYAMKELASAISSQVTDNTSKPLDSTFHQTSGGQLGPYKAALFNVPDCASPPKLTDVGDVNKVSDVLKQYLFRVGDDVNCLYDPNFLAVCNPPLAPDTTYRFKYVLLDSTEGIVKDQTLWSDPIKTRRVKLPLKIDTWPGRRSGDMIVITSILSVLVFLLLAGFLASVSSAVMGSEDSSAETRCVSQTIQSEPRPQLSSE